From Oryctolagus cuniculus chromosome 17, mOryCun1.1, whole genome shotgun sequence, a single genomic window includes:
- the SSTR2 gene encoding somatostatin receptor type 2 yields the protein MDMAYELPNGSQTWLSSPFDPNGSVAVANSSNQTEPFYDMTSSAVLTFIYFVVCIVGLCGNTLVIYVILRYAKMKTITNIYILNLAIADELFMLGLPFLAMQVALVHWPFGKAICRVVMTVDGINQFTSIFCLTVMSVDRYLAVVHPIKSAKWRRPRTAKMINVAVWGVSLLVILPIMIYAGLRSNQWGRSSCTINWPGESGAWYTGFIIYAFILGFLVPLTIICLCYLFIIIKVKSSGIRVGSSKRKKSEKKVTRMVSIVVAVFIFCWLPFYIFNVSSVSVAISPTPALKGMFDFVVVLTYANSCANPILYAFLSDNFKKSFQNVLCLVKVSGADDGERSDSKQDKARLNETTETQRTLLNGDLQTSI from the coding sequence ATGGACATGGCCTACGAGCTTCCCAACGGCAGCCAAACGTGGCTGTCCTCCCCGTTCGACCCCAACGGCTCGGTGGCGGTGGCCAACAGCTCGAACCAGACAGAGCCCTTCTATGACATGACGAGCAGCGCCGTCCTCACGTTCATCTACTTTGTGGTCTGCATCGTGGGGCTGTGCGGCAACACGCTTGTCATCTACGTCATCCTCCGCTACGCCAAGATGAAGACCATCACCAACATCTACATCCTCAACCTGGCCATCGCAGACGAGCTCTTCATGCTGGGCCTGCCCTTCCTGGCCATGCAGGTGGCGCTGGTCCACTGGCCCTTCGGCAAGGCCATCTGCCGTGTGGTCATGACCGTGGACGGCATCAACCAGTTCACCAGCATCTTCTGCCTGACAGTCATGAGCGTCGACCGCTACCTGGCGGTGGTTCACCCCATCAAGTCCGCCAAGTGGAGGAGACCCCGGACAGCCAAGATGATCAACGTGGCCGTGTGGGGCGTCTCTCTGCTGGTCATCTTGCCGATCATGATCTATGCCGGGCTCCGGAGCAACCAGTGGGGCAGAAGCAGCTGCACCATCAACTGGCCGGGGGAATCTGGGGCATGGTACACGGGGTTCATCATCTACGCCTTCATCCTGGGGTTCCTGGTCCCCCTCACCATCATCTGTCTTTGCTACCTGTTCATCATCATCAAAGTGAAGTCCTCTGGAATCCGAGTGGGTTCCTCGAAGAGGAAGAAGTCCGAGAAGAAGGTCACCCGGATGGTCTCCATCGTGGTGGCCGTCTTCATTTTCTGCTGGCTCCCTTTCTACATATTCAACGTGTCTTCCGTCTCTGTGGCCatcagccccacccccgccctcaaAGGCATGTTTGACTTCGTGGTGGTCCTCACCTAtgctaacagctgtgccaaccCTATCCTGTATGCCTTCTTATCTGACAACTTCAAGAAGAGCTTCCAGAATGTCCTGTGCTTGGTCAAAGTGAGCGGCGCAGACGATGGGGAACGGAGTGACAGCAAGCAGGACAAGGCCCGGCTGAATGAGACCACAGAGACCCAGAGGACTCTGCTCAATGGGGACCTCCAAACCAGCATCTGA